Proteins from one Burkholderia oklahomensis C6786 genomic window:
- a CDS encoding helix-turn-helix domain-containing protein has translation MSFEYLNRAMREQLPPTAKVILIFLARLADEKGNCDPSIDDIAEFASVTRVTVSSALRALEEAGVLRVTRRPGQPSAYRLTLGRTS, from the coding sequence ATGAGTTTCGAGTACCTCAACCGCGCTATGCGCGAGCAGCTCCCGCCGACGGCCAAGGTGATCCTGATCTTTCTGGCGCGGTTGGCCGATGAGAAGGGGAATTGCGATCCGTCAATCGACGACATTGCCGAGTTTGCGAGCGTTACGCGCGTCACGGTGTCGTCCGCCCTCCGCGCATTGGAGGAAGCCGGCGTGCTGCGCGTTACGCGCCGGCCCGGCCAGCCGAGCGCCTATCGCTTGACTCTCGGGAGGACGTCTTGA
- a CDS encoding transcriptional regulator, which yields MVYRSRMNTSSQLSPFETLSLAVDLCGSQADFARRVGVSPQAVRNWIKRDRRASIEACPFIERAVGDSRVICETLRPDYQGWAVLRQRLLRGDANLSLQKEATA from the coding sequence ATGGTTTATCGTTCGCGCATGAACACTTCGTCGCAACTCTCACCATTCGAAACGTTGTCCCTCGCAGTCGACCTCTGTGGCTCGCAAGCCGACTTCGCGAGGAGGGTCGGCGTATCGCCGCAAGCAGTCCGCAATTGGATCAAGCGGGATCGTCGTGCGTCGATCGAAGCTTGCCCATTTATCGAGCGCGCCGTTGGCGATTCGCGCGTCATCTGCGAAACGCTTCGGCCGGACTATCAAGGATGGGCAGTTCTGCGCCAACGGTTATTGCGTGGTGACGCGAACCTATCTCTACAGAAGGAGGCAACGGCGTGA
- a CDS encoding phosphoadenosine phosphosulfate reductase family protein, producing the protein MNERPTLHVVSLSGGKDSTATLLVALELHGRENVRAAMADTGNEHRLTYEYVDYLEDALSISVVRLKRDFTPEWWHRRDYVRDKWPEKGVPEDVVLRALAVFERGPTGIPFLDLCIIKGRFPSRMAQFCTHFLKTEPLNEYALNLIDETGMAVWSWQGVRIEESEARRNRLQGTGACVRSFEEVGGGLSIYRPVLRWTAESIFEAHRVAGIRPNPLYLQGRKRVGCLCINAGKDEIRQWDLRDRDHIEMIAEWEGIVSDASKRGNSTFFPAPGETDTARERGNIWQVVEWSKTTRGGRQYDLLADAEPATACSSAYGLCE; encoded by the coding sequence ATGAACGAACGTCCAACCCTCCACGTCGTTTCGCTTTCCGGCGGCAAGGACAGCACCGCGACGCTGCTCGTCGCGCTCGAGCTGCACGGCCGCGAGAACGTCCGAGCTGCGATGGCGGATACGGGCAACGAGCACCGTCTCACCTACGAATACGTCGACTATCTCGAAGACGCCCTGTCGATCTCGGTGGTGCGCCTCAAGCGCGACTTCACGCCCGAGTGGTGGCATCGGCGCGACTACGTTCGCGACAAGTGGCCGGAGAAGGGCGTTCCTGAGGACGTTGTCCTGCGCGCCTTAGCCGTGTTCGAGCGCGGCCCGACCGGCATCCCCTTCCTCGACCTTTGCATCATCAAAGGCCGCTTCCCGAGCCGCATGGCTCAGTTCTGCACGCACTTCCTCAAGACCGAGCCTCTGAACGAGTACGCGCTGAACCTGATCGATGAGACGGGTATGGCCGTATGGTCGTGGCAGGGTGTCCGTATCGAGGAGAGCGAGGCGCGCCGGAACCGCCTGCAGGGCACTGGAGCATGCGTGCGATCGTTCGAGGAGGTCGGGGGCGGCCTGTCCATCTATCGGCCAGTGTTGCGTTGGACGGCCGAATCCATATTCGAAGCGCACCGCGTAGCTGGTATCAGGCCGAACCCGCTCTACCTGCAAGGTCGCAAGCGCGTCGGATGCCTCTGCATCAATGCTGGTAAAGACGAGATCCGGCAGTGGGATCTGCGCGACCGCGACCACATCGAGATGATCGCCGAGTGGGAAGGCATCGTTTCGGATGCGTCAAAGCGCGGCAACTCGACCTTCTTCCCGGCCCCTGGCGAGACGGACACGGCGCGCGAGCGTGGAAACATCTGGCAGGTCGTCGAGTGGTCGAAGACTACACGCGGCGGCCGGCAATACGACCTTCTCGCGGACGCGGAGCCGGCGACGGCGTGCTCGTCCGCATACGGGCTTTGCGAATAG
- a CDS encoding nuclease domain-containing protein, producing MKRTGFKRKPHSPFSSLTRTATLKRQKAIVKRIKRPTVAEGSKYLAACRGEPCYLRVPSQCRRNPIDETVVPCHENSLDAGKGMGIKASHERTVPGCFWCHRWLDQGAASRGEKQATFEVAYGEWAPVRARKMGLMEGKD from the coding sequence ATGAAACGAACTGGGTTCAAGCGGAAGCCGCATTCGCCGTTCAGCAGCCTGACGCGAACGGCGACGCTGAAGCGTCAGAAGGCGATCGTGAAGCGGATCAAGCGACCGACGGTTGCCGAGGGCTCGAAGTATCTGGCGGCATGCCGCGGCGAGCCGTGTTATCTGCGGGTGCCCTCGCAATGTCGGCGGAACCCGATCGACGAAACGGTTGTGCCGTGTCACGAGAACAGCCTCGACGCCGGGAAAGGCATGGGAATCAAGGCCAGCCACGAGCGAACGGTGCCGGGTTGCTTTTGGTGCCATCGCTGGCTTGATCAGGGGGCGGCGTCGCGCGGGGAAAAGCAGGCCACATTCGAAGTGGCATATGGAGAATGGGCGCCGGTGCGGGCGCGCAAGATGGGTTTGATGGAGGGGAAGGATTGA
- a CDS encoding phage regulatory CII family protein, protein MNIIDAAYAVVHDYPGGSESLAPRLGMSAAVLRNKVNPNNATHHLGLADAVRATDVTDDDRMLEAWATARGYALVKLPSAVDCCDAAIVELMGKAWSTHGDVGQEIVKTLEDGRVERHEIERVDHRIFKHAQVLLDISARLRGMAE, encoded by the coding sequence ATGAACATCATCGACGCCGCATACGCGGTTGTTCACGATTACCCGGGCGGCAGTGAGTCGCTCGCGCCGCGTCTTGGTATGTCGGCGGCGGTGCTGCGGAACAAGGTGAACCCAAACAACGCTACGCATCACCTCGGGCTCGCTGACGCGGTTCGCGCGACGGACGTGACCGACGACGATCGGATGCTCGAAGCGTGGGCTACGGCGCGGGGTTATGCGCTCGTGAAGTTGCCGAGCGCTGTGGACTGCTGCGACGCCGCGATCGTCGAACTGATGGGCAAGGCGTGGTCGACGCATGGCGACGTCGGGCAGGAGATCGTTAAGACGCTCGAAGACGGGCGCGTCGAGCGGCACGAGATCGAGCGCGTGGATCACCGAATCTTCAAGCACGCGCAGGTGCTTCTTGACATCTCCGCGCGGCTGCGCGGCATGGCCGAGTAG
- a CDS encoding DUF1064 domain-containing protein has product MTKRTSWPLVVPEGTAMVGTARVRDDRAIGRSFAERELTRRTGNQPNSEFDEIASGDLDRPIFPPAMTAKRSKYRNTKCEYDGIKFDSKRERSRWFELSRQQEAGHISELRLQVEFELIACQRRSDGSIERAVEYVADFTYRNSAGELVVEDVKSVITRKNKDYVIKRKLMLREHGITIQEVE; this is encoded by the coding sequence GTGACGAAGCGTACTTCTTGGCCGCTGGTTGTTCCCGAGGGTACGGCGATGGTTGGCACGGCACGCGTGCGCGACGACCGAGCCATCGGCCGCAGCTTCGCCGAGCGCGAATTGACGCGCCGCACGGGCAATCAACCGAATTCGGAATTCGACGAGATCGCTTCAGGCGACCTCGACAGGCCGATCTTCCCGCCAGCAATGACGGCGAAGCGCTCGAAGTACCGCAACACGAAGTGCGAGTACGACGGCATCAAGTTCGACAGCAAGCGCGAGCGTTCACGGTGGTTCGAATTGAGCCGGCAACAGGAGGCAGGCCACATCAGCGAGCTTCGTCTTCAGGTGGAGTTCGAGCTGATCGCGTGTCAGCGGCGCTCGGACGGCTCGATCGAGCGAGCCGTCGAATACGTCGCCGACTTCACCTATCGCAATTCCGCGGGCGAGCTTGTTGTCGAGGATGTGAAGTCGGTCATCACGCGGAAGAACAAGGACTACGTCATTAAACGAAAGCTGATGCTCCGAGAGCACGGCATCACGATTCAGGAGGTCGAGTGA
- a CDS encoding helix-turn-helix transcriptional regulator — protein MALGKNVARLRTLTGETRPDLARAIGIESQQPIYALESRDSSRSDLAPKLAKHFQIDLNVLLEDDLTHLDNAGLDALRRSRKPPPGSGKKVKIQEQFEAAPEPIQQAVRDLLDLPIADAEKVAALIAAFRGSR, from the coding sequence ATGGCACTCGGAAAGAACGTCGCACGACTACGCACCCTGACGGGCGAGACCCGTCCGGACCTTGCACGCGCGATCGGCATCGAATCACAGCAGCCGATCTACGCGCTGGAATCGCGCGACAGCAGCCGGTCGGATCTGGCACCGAAGCTGGCAAAGCACTTCCAAATTGATTTGAACGTGTTGCTCGAAGACGATTTGACGCATCTCGACAACGCGGGTCTTGACGCGCTTCGCCGATCGCGAAAGCCTCCCCCTGGATCGGGGAAGAAAGTGAAGATTCAGGAGCAGTTTGAAGCGGCGCCCGAGCCGATACAACAGGCGGTCCGCGACCTCCTCGATCTGCCCATTGCGGACGCCGAAAAGGTCGCAGCCCTGATAGCCGCATTTCGCGGCAGTCGTTAG
- a CDS encoding PfkB family carbohydrate kinase encodes MTHSEIAVVGGVYHEHCIWPEWDQIFGSGGRAAAALVSHIDKVTLYTYVRSDIETEFKTAATLYKFNLVAVPTQTAISFDYVHCMSPPVIRPVLSRIPAHAPIQVSADAVLRFGMLEGSGKVSAKWCVYDPQSAFHPEPFWDNGSQAEHLAIVANRSEITAMAKNSDPKTAATRLLERGAEVIVVKSGPAGAYVYTAAGAEEHIPAYRSPTVWTLGSGDVFAAIFAAQWAIHRASPTVAAEFASRAVSQYAETMSLPAVPAQTLSEIPNKPAATVSGKVYLASPFFNLGQRWLVDEARHCLTELGLTVFSPVHDIGRGPAHDVAPKDIYALNSCDRVFAILDGLDAGTVFEVGYARAKSIPVYALAQAVNWEDLKMVVGSDCKMYLDFVTALHHTAWKA; translated from the coding sequence ATGACGCACAGCGAAATTGCCGTCGTTGGTGGCGTCTATCACGAACATTGCATCTGGCCCGAATGGGACCAAATCTTCGGTTCCGGGGGACGAGCGGCCGCCGCGCTCGTCAGCCACATCGACAAGGTGACGCTGTACACCTATGTTCGGTCGGACATTGAAACTGAGTTCAAGACGGCTGCAACGCTATACAAATTCAACCTTGTCGCAGTCCCTACTCAGACCGCCATCTCGTTCGACTATGTGCATTGCATGTCGCCCCCCGTCATCCGACCAGTTCTCTCGCGCATCCCCGCGCACGCACCAATCCAAGTGAGCGCCGATGCAGTGCTGCGTTTCGGGATGCTGGAGGGCTCGGGAAAGGTGAGCGCGAAATGGTGCGTTTACGACCCACAATCGGCCTTCCATCCGGAACCGTTCTGGGACAACGGCAGCCAAGCCGAGCACCTTGCGATTGTAGCGAACCGAAGCGAGATTACGGCGATGGCGAAAAATTCAGACCCGAAGACGGCTGCAACAAGGCTACTAGAACGCGGCGCTGAAGTCATTGTGGTCAAGTCCGGGCCGGCCGGTGCGTACGTCTATACCGCCGCCGGTGCAGAGGAACATATCCCCGCTTATCGTAGCCCTACGGTTTGGACCCTCGGCTCAGGTGATGTATTTGCCGCCATTTTTGCCGCGCAATGGGCGATACACCGGGCCAGCCCCACTGTCGCGGCTGAGTTCGCCTCTCGTGCTGTCTCACAGTATGCGGAAACGATGAGTTTGCCCGCGGTGCCTGCGCAGACGTTGTCAGAGATCCCAAACAAACCTGCCGCCACGGTCTCCGGAAAGGTCTATTTGGCCAGCCCATTCTTCAATCTTGGACAACGGTGGCTGGTGGACGAGGCTCGGCACTGCCTAACTGAACTTGGTCTGACGGTGTTCTCCCCAGTTCATGACATCGGCCGAGGTCCTGCTCATGATGTCGCACCGAAAGACATCTACGCCCTGAACTCTTGCGACCGAGTTTTCGCAATTCTCGACGGCCTCGACGCAGGCACGGTCTTCGAAGTCGGCTACGCCCGCGCGAAGAGCATCCCAGTATATGCGCTTGCCCAAGCGGTCAATTGGGAGGATCTAAAAATGGTTGTTGGCTCGGACTGCAAGATGTACCTCGACTTTGTGACGGCACTGCATCACACAGCGTGGAAGGCATGA
- a CDS encoding ParB/RepB/Spo0J family partition protein produces MAKNSIDVYGASGKGNVLSMDPDKLTLVTDPKHPLYDRRVHQAPNSKTVRNYRAQGVLEPVLFYKDPETGENLVIDGRRRVINARELNRLLIEAGEEPITIPAIPKRVMRDSDKSFVGMMVSTNEIREEDSPINRAEKMARMLDVGHTEDAIAVAFGVEVPTVRAALKLLDCCMAVRDAVEAEQITVSHALKLAKLPPDEQRAKVQALIDAAEGKEGHARSRAQKAVLGGTAARVRSRKQIEAALTEATGERLAALRWVLGIDDAESAQEAAE; encoded by the coding sequence ATGGCCAAAAACTCAATCGACGTCTACGGGGCATCAGGCAAGGGCAACGTCCTTTCGATGGACCCGGACAAGCTGACGCTCGTCACGGACCCGAAGCACCCGCTGTACGACCGGCGTGTACATCAGGCGCCGAACTCGAAGACGGTTCGGAACTACCGCGCGCAAGGCGTGCTCGAGCCGGTGCTCTTCTACAAAGACCCGGAGACGGGCGAGAACCTCGTGATCGACGGCCGCCGCCGCGTGATCAACGCGCGCGAGCTGAATCGCCTGCTGATCGAGGCAGGCGAAGAGCCGATCACGATCCCGGCGATCCCGAAACGCGTCATGCGCGACAGCGACAAGTCGTTCGTCGGAATGATGGTCAGCACGAACGAGATCCGCGAAGAGGACTCACCGATCAACCGGGCCGAGAAGATGGCCCGCATGCTCGACGTCGGCCATACCGAGGACGCAATCGCTGTCGCGTTCGGTGTCGAGGTGCCGACTGTGCGTGCCGCGTTGAAGTTGCTCGACTGCTGCATGGCGGTGCGCGACGCCGTCGAAGCGGAACAGATCACGGTGTCGCACGCGCTGAAGCTCGCGAAGCTGCCTCCGGACGAGCAACGCGCGAAGGTTCAGGCGCTGATCGACGCGGCGGAAGGCAAGGAAGGGCACGCGCGTTCGCGTGCGCAGAAGGCCGTGCTCGGCGGTACGGCGGCACGCGTGCGCTCGCGTAAGCAGATCGAGGCGGCGCTCACGGAGGCGACGGGCGAGCGCTTGGCGGCGCTGCGGTGGGTGCTCGGCATCGATGACGCGGAAAGCGCACAGGAGGCCGCCGAATGA
- a CDS encoding 7-cyano-7-deazaguanine synthase, giving the protein MRTALLLSGGMDSIAIAYWVRPAVGITVAYGQRAAQAEVRAAAAVCEALNIEHHVIDADLSTLGSGDMAGLAPSTLAPVSEWWPFRNQMLVTLAAMRAVALDVNRLLIGSLRTDGIHADGKPEFIAAMSAVLQCQEGGIALEAPAIKLSGAELIKTSGVPIDLLAWAHSCHVANEACGICRGCRKHYETLEELGFAPY; this is encoded by the coding sequence ATGAGAACGGCACTTCTTCTGTCCGGGGGCATGGACTCGATCGCCATCGCCTACTGGGTGCGCCCGGCAGTCGGCATCACAGTAGCGTATGGCCAGCGCGCAGCTCAAGCGGAGGTTCGTGCCGCCGCTGCAGTTTGTGAAGCGCTAAACATTGAGCATCACGTGATAGACGCCGACTTGAGCACGTTGGGTAGCGGCGACATGGCTGGCCTGGCGCCCTCGACGCTCGCTCCTGTATCGGAGTGGTGGCCATTTCGCAACCAGATGTTGGTCACTCTTGCGGCGATGAGAGCCGTCGCACTCGATGTGAACAGACTCTTGATAGGTTCGCTTCGGACCGATGGTATTCACGCGGACGGCAAGCCTGAGTTCATCGCGGCTATGAGCGCAGTGCTGCAATGCCAGGAAGGCGGTATAGCACTCGAAGCTCCCGCCATCAAGCTGAGCGGCGCGGAACTCATCAAGACGTCCGGCGTACCAATCGACTTGCTTGCATGGGCCCACTCCTGTCACGTCGCGAATGAAGCCTGCGGGATATGCCGCGGCTGCAGAAAGCATTACGAGACGCTTGAGGAGCTTGGCTTTGCTCCGTACTGA
- a CDS encoding MFS transporter — MQSSTYARGATRGAGADAHMRAVIAVIVGNGFEWFDFISYSFFSVIIAKLFFPSTDDNLSLLLSVSTIGVGFFMRPVGGIVIGGIADKVGRRTALTVTIALMTVGTAMIGFAPTYNDAGLGAPLMIVVARLLQGFSAGGEMGGATAYLRERVPAERHGYYTSWIQASIGFAIILASVLAVFIVKCLDQHQIESWGWRIPFLLGLGLGPVGIYIRSRLNEPGVHADGREGGHAPVVEVVRSFSREALVGFGLVVFWTVCSYVLLFYIPTYATKVLKLASSTGFIAVLVGASIVLFITPVVGHLSDRFGRRWFLAGALIVAILAAYPLFALLNAKPGLQSLLLFQVVFGLVIAGYEGPILAALSDMFPDGVLSTGISISYNLAVITFGGFSAAIITWAIATTHNNLAPAFYVIATAIVSLIAVSLWQPRRK; from the coding sequence ATGCAATCATCAACGTACGCGCGTGGGGCCACGCGGGGCGCGGGCGCCGACGCACATATGAGGGCGGTCATTGCCGTCATCGTTGGCAATGGTTTCGAGTGGTTCGACTTCATTTCGTACAGTTTCTTTTCCGTCATTATCGCGAAACTGTTTTTCCCATCTACCGACGATAACCTTTCCTTACTGCTGTCGGTATCCACGATCGGTGTGGGTTTCTTTATGCGCCCTGTTGGTGGCATCGTAATCGGCGGAATTGCAGACAAAGTAGGGCGCCGCACGGCGCTTACCGTCACTATTGCTCTGATGACTGTCGGGACAGCGATGATCGGCTTCGCGCCGACATACAACGACGCCGGGCTCGGTGCGCCATTGATGATCGTCGTCGCGCGTTTGCTACAGGGGTTCTCGGCTGGCGGTGAGATGGGAGGCGCGACAGCGTACCTTCGGGAGCGCGTGCCTGCTGAGCGACACGGCTACTACACGAGTTGGATTCAGGCGAGTATCGGCTTCGCGATTATCCTTGCGTCTGTTCTCGCGGTGTTTATCGTGAAGTGCCTCGATCAGCATCAGATTGAGTCTTGGGGTTGGCGTATTCCCTTTCTGCTTGGGCTCGGGCTCGGCCCAGTTGGCATCTACATCCGCAGCAGGCTAAATGAACCCGGCGTCCATGCTGACGGGCGCGAGGGAGGGCACGCTCCAGTAGTCGAGGTTGTCAGGAGCTTTTCTCGTGAGGCACTGGTTGGATTCGGTCTGGTTGTCTTCTGGACGGTGTGCTCTTATGTTTTGCTGTTCTACATCCCGACCTACGCAACGAAGGTTCTGAAGCTTGCTTCGTCGACGGGTTTTATCGCGGTGCTCGTGGGCGCGTCGATTGTCTTGTTCATTACGCCCGTCGTTGGACACCTTTCCGATCGATTCGGGCGGCGCTGGTTTCTTGCGGGGGCGCTGATTGTTGCGATTCTCGCTGCCTACCCGTTGTTTGCGCTGCTGAATGCCAAGCCCGGCCTACAATCGCTGCTTCTCTTCCAGGTCGTGTTTGGGCTCGTGATCGCGGGCTACGAGGGGCCGATTCTTGCGGCGCTCAGCGACATGTTCCCGGATGGCGTGTTGTCGACGGGGATTTCGATTTCGTACAACCTTGCCGTGATCACGTTCGGCGGATTCTCTGCCGCGATCATCACCTGGGCGATCGCGACGACGCACAACAATCTTGCGCCGGCATTCTATGTAATCGCAACGGCCATCGTGAGCTTGATTGCTGTCTCTCTCTGGCAGCCTCGCAGGAAGTAA
- a CDS encoding DNA cytosine methyltransferase: protein MHPDDLRGYAQCHFFAGVGVWSYALRRAGWPDDRPVWTGSCPCQPFSAAGKGLGFDDERHLWPAWYWLIGERRPAIILGEQVASSAVDPWIDLVQADVEALDYAYGCVPFPSAGVGAPHIRDRAYWMAYANHARSQGRRGMRERAAERAARSSGLASRMGHAERLGTGRHAGASACEESGPVVRAIGDDARSPSSACEESGPVVRAIGDDARSPSSTCRVADPDGGQRDGLAIVRGAEFDRQDTRRPQGRGEPESRGAIRGLADTDRGTRGQGRAVNGRRHSRSDALARSGSSGDGLPDGFERIEPAGPTNGFWRDADWLLCRDGKWRPVEPGTFPLAYGTPARVGRLRAYGNAINAEAAVAWIDACRGVIG from the coding sequence GTGCATCCCGACGACCTGCGCGGCTACGCCCAGTGCCATTTCTTCGCCGGCGTCGGCGTCTGGTCCTACGCGCTCCGTCGCGCCGGATGGCCCGACGATCGACCTGTTTGGACCGGTTCCTGTCCTTGCCAACCTTTCAGCGCGGCAGGCAAAGGACTTGGGTTTGATGACGAGCGGCATCTCTGGCCTGCGTGGTACTGGCTCATCGGCGAGCGCCGCCCTGCAATCATCCTTGGAGAGCAGGTTGCGAGCTCGGCTGTCGACCCTTGGATCGACCTTGTTCAAGCTGACGTGGAAGCGTTGGACTACGCCTATGGGTGTGTCCCGTTCCCGTCTGCGGGCGTCGGTGCTCCGCACATCCGGGATCGCGCGTACTGGATGGCCTACGCCAACCACGCGCGATCACAAGGACGGCGCGGAATGCGCGAACGTGCCGCTGAACGCGCTGCTCGGTCGAGTGGCTTGGCTAGCCGGATGGGGCACGCCGAACGCCTCGGCACCGGGCGGCACGCCGGAGCAAGCGCTTGCGAGGAAAGTGGGCCTGTCGTGCGGGCAATCGGTGACGACGCTCGATCACCAAGTTCAGCTTGCGAGGAAAGTGGGCCTGTCGTGCGGGCAATCGGTGACGACGCTCGATCACCAAGTTCAACTTGCCGGGTGGCCGACCCCGACGGTGGGCAACGCGATGGGCTCGCAATCGTTCGAGGGGCTGAGTTCGACAGGCAAGACACCAGACGGCCGCAAGGTCGCGGTGAGCCTGAATCACGTGGCGCAATTCGCGGGTTGGCCGACACCGACCGCGGCACTCGCGGACAAGGGCGTGCGGTCAACGGAAGGCGGCATTCGCGAAGCGATGCGCTCGCACGGAGCGGATCTAGCGGCGATGGCCTACCTGACGGCTTCGAGCGAATCGAGCCAGCCGGCCCGACTAACGGCTTCTGGCGAGATGCTGACTGGCTCCTCTGCCGGGATGGAAAGTGGCGGCCAGTTGAACCCGGCACATTCCCGCTGGCTTATGGGACTCCCGCGCGAGTGGGACGACTGCGCGCCTACGGCAACGCGATCAACGCGGAAGCGGCGGTCGCGTGGATTGACGCGTGTCGAGGGGTGATCGGATGA
- a CDS encoding nitroreductase family protein, with amino-acid sequence MLRTDDPKPLGDGPYSDYIWPVDSSTQFEPLSAPARRTFVDVFEQRRSTRALSPAPLELTVGALLFALVPRFWKEGDVLRRSRRPTLSAGALHPISVLLFSESAVFRINADSCMLEKLAFTTEVRDAWVSKCRRVLPAANGAFITLVADMARPMSAYADSETLVWRDAGAMLQTLALVAELFGLGFCPLGILGSEVVSALPSGGQLLAAGAAAIGLPAQG; translated from the coding sequence TTGCTCCGTACTGATGACCCGAAACCGCTAGGTGATGGTCCGTATTCGGACTACATCTGGCCGGTTGACTCGAGCACGCAGTTCGAGCCGCTCAGCGCCCCAGCGAGAAGGACATTTGTCGACGTGTTTGAGCAACGCCGTTCCACTCGCGCGCTCTCGCCTGCCCCTTTGGAGTTGACGGTCGGCGCGCTGCTTTTCGCGCTTGTGCCTCGATTCTGGAAAGAAGGGGACGTGCTGCGACGAAGCCGCCGCCCAACACTGTCGGCCGGGGCACTCCATCCAATCTCTGTGTTGCTATTCAGCGAGTCGGCCGTATTTCGCATAAATGCCGATTCGTGCATGCTCGAGAAGCTCGCGTTCACGACCGAGGTGCGGGATGCGTGGGTTAGTAAATGCCGGCGAGTACTTCCCGCAGCAAATGGAGCATTCATCACGCTTGTCGCCGACATGGCTCGTCCGATGAGCGCGTACGCGGATAGCGAGACGCTCGTTTGGCGTGACGCCGGAGCTATGCTTCAGACGCTTGCACTCGTAGCCGAGTTGTTCGGGCTCGGCTTTTGCCCCCTGGGCATACTCGGCAGCGAAGTCGTTTCAGCCCTCCCATCGGGGGGGCAGCTTCTTGCTGCCGGTGCTGCGGCAATCGGATTGCCAGCTCAAGGCTGA
- a CDS encoding helix-turn-helix domain-containing protein, giving the protein MSVKVMNAVFERYPEGGGEMILALALADHSHDDGTHIYPSVDKLAAKTRQSPRAVQYQLRRMQQSGWLILVSESKGGRGNTREYRINPDWINGAELAPISSGSKGAKNAPNGKGANDDVKGATGDIKGANHSTKGCKAFAPESSGTVIEPSENHQPARRAPRVALHGELRSIELPEWLPVDAWLDWCEHREAKASEKSAPWTRPAAKVSLRRLEKLRELGHAPADCIDEAVLRGWTGLFPVKPDSTATSGQDVPSDWHKSAQGVTDRGKQLGIEQRDGEVFMRFKARVVKADGPGEAMEEMLREAARFGNATYEQLYRYFNDIPRDQEAT; this is encoded by the coding sequence ATGAGCGTCAAGGTTATGAACGCGGTGTTCGAGCGCTATCCCGAGGGCGGCGGCGAGATGATTCTCGCGCTGGCACTCGCGGACCATTCGCACGACGACGGCACACACATCTATCCGAGCGTCGACAAGCTGGCTGCGAAGACGCGCCAATCGCCGCGTGCGGTGCAGTACCAGCTTCGCCGGATGCAGCAGTCCGGCTGGCTGATTCTCGTGAGCGAATCGAAGGGCGGGCGTGGGAACACGCGCGAATACCGAATCAATCCGGACTGGATAAACGGTGCAGAACTTGCGCCCATTTCGTCGGGTTCAAAGGGTGCAAAAAATGCACCCAATGGAAAGGGTGCAAACGACGACGTAAAGGGTGCAACTGGCGACATAAAGGGTGCAAATCACAGCACTAAAGGGTGCAAAGCTTTTGCACCCGAATCATCAGGAACCGTCATAGAACCATCAGAGAACCATCAACCCGCGCGGCGTGCGCCGCGAGTTGCGTTACATGGCGAGCTGCGATCGATCGAACTGCCCGAGTGGTTGCCCGTTGACGCGTGGCTCGACTGGTGCGAGCACCGCGAGGCGAAGGCGTCGGAGAAGTCGGCGCCGTGGACGCGCCCGGCGGCGAAGGTGTCGCTGCGCCGCCTCGAGAAGCTGAGAGAGCTTGGGCACGCCCCGGCGGACTGCATCGACGAAGCGGTGCTGCGCGGCTGGACGGGGCTGTTCCCGGTGAAGCCGGACAGCACGGCGACGAGCGGGCAGGACGTTCCTTCCGACTGGCACAAGAGCGCGCAGGGCGTCACTGACCGCGGCAAGCAACTGGGCATCGAGCAGCGCGACGGCGAAGTGTTCATGCGTTTCAAGGCGCGCGTCGTCAAGGCGGACGGGCCCGGCGAGGCGATGGAGGAAATGCTCCGCGAGGCTGCCCGCTTTGGGAACGCGACCTACGAGCAGCTCTACCGGTACTTCAACGACATCCCGCGCGATCAGGAGGCGACGTGA